Part of the Mycolicibacterium thermoresistibile genome, ACATCGGTGAACGGTTCCGGCAACGTCACCGTCTTGCTCAACGGATCGTGTTCGTCGCCGATGATGCGGCCGAGCTCCTTGACCCAGCCCATCCGTTCGTCGCGGGTGTTCCACACCAACCCGAGTCGGCCGCCGGGCCGCAGCACCCGGGCGACCTCCCGCACCGCCCGGTCCACGTCGAACCAGTGCCACGCCTGGGCCACCAGCACCGCGTCGACGCTGTTGTCCGGCAACGGGATCTCCTCGGCGGTGCCGAGCAGTGCCGGGGTGTCCGGCAACGACTTGGAGAGCAGTTCGAGCATCTCCGGGATCGGATCGACCGCGGTGACGTTCAGGCCCCGCTCCACCAGCCGGGTGGTGAGCTTGCCGGTCCCGGCGCCGAGGTCGAGCACATCGCGGGCGTCCGAGGGCAGCAGCCAGTCGATCGCCTCGGGTGGATACGACGGCCGGCCCCGTTCGTAGGCCGCGGCTTCCGCGCCGAACGACAAGGACCGCTGCCGTC contains:
- a CDS encoding class I SAM-dependent methyltransferase; translated protein: MSGRRQRSLSFGAEAAAYERGRPSYPPEAIDWLLPSDARDVLDLGAGTGKLTTRLVERGLNVTAVDPIPEMLELLSKSLPDTPALLGTAEEIPLPDNSVDAVLVAQAWHWFDVDRAVREVARVLRPGGRLGLVWNTRDERMGWVKELGRIIGDEHDPLSKTVTLPEPFTDVQRHQVEWTNYLTPQALIDLVASRSYCITSPAKVRARTLERVRELLATHPALANNSGLALPYITVCIRATLA